In the genome of Sphingomonas naphthae, one region contains:
- the mazG gene encoding nucleoside triphosphate pyrophosphohydrolase, producing MDRIVSIMAQLRDPASGCPWDIEQTFDTIAPYTIEEAYEVADACVRGDMAALKDELGDLLLQVVFHARMAEEAGAFAIGDVVDAISDKMERRHPHVFGSDPRESGHAQWEVIKAAERAEKEPDPSAIGGVALALPALMRAEKIQKRAARVGFDWPDATGARAKIDEELAEVADAVTDADRVEEIGDLLFAVVNWARHLKIDPEVALRAATAKFERRFRVIEAIAGDAFARLSLEEKEALWVKAKAGG from the coding sequence ATGGACCGTATCGTCTCGATCATGGCGCAGCTGCGCGATCCCGCCAGCGGCTGCCCGTGGGATATCGAACAGACCTTCGATACGATCGCCCCCTACACGATCGAGGAAGCCTATGAGGTCGCCGACGCCTGCGTGCGCGGCGACATGGCGGCGCTGAAGGACGAATTGGGCGATCTGCTGCTCCAGGTCGTGTTTCACGCGCGGATGGCCGAAGAAGCCGGCGCCTTCGCGATCGGCGACGTGGTGGATGCCATTTCCGACAAGATGGAGCGCCGCCACCCCCATGTCTTCGGCAGCGATCCGCGCGAGAGCGGCCATGCCCAATGGGAGGTCATCAAGGCCGCCGAGCGCGCGGAGAAGGAGCCCGATCCATCGGCCATCGGCGGCGTCGCCCTCGCCTTGCCCGCGCTGATGCGCGCCGAGAAGATCCAGAAACGCGCGGCGCGGGTTGGCTTCGACTGGCCCGACGCCACCGGCGCTCGCGCCAAGATCGACGAGGAACTGGCCGAGGTCGCCGACGCCGTCACCGATGCAGACCGTGTCGAGGAGATCGGGGACCTGCTGTTCGCGGTCGTCAACTGGGCACGCCATCTGAAGATCGACCCTGAAGTGGCTCTACGCGCGGCGACCGCGAAATTCGAGCGCCGCTTCCGGGTGATAGAGGCCATCGCCGGCGATGCGTTCGCCCGCCTGTCGCTGGAGGAAAAGGAAGCCCTTTGGGTAAAGGCTAAGGCCGGCGGCTGA